ATTGGGTTTTGAGCTTTCGGAAACGGAACTTAATAACGCTTTCATCCAGTTTAAGGAAATGGCTGATCGCAAAAAGGAAATCACCGATCGCGATCTGGAAGCGATTGTTAACGATGAAATCGATACGGTTCCCGATCACTTCCGCCTTGAGCTAGTACAAGTGTCCTGTGGTAATAGCGCCCGGCCCACGGCCACGGTAACGATTCGCACTCCCGACGGTAGCGAGTTATCCGATGCGGCCATTGGTACAGGCCCAGTGGATGCTCTCTGCAAAGCGATCGATCGAGTGGTGAAGATTCCGAACGAATTAATCTCTTTCTCGGTGCGGGAAGTTACCGAGGGAATCGATGCTTTGGGAGAAGTGACTATCCGTCTCCGTTACGAAGGACGCACCTATTCTGCTCGCGCGGCCGATACCGATATTATTGTCGCCTCCGCTCGCGCCTACGTCAGCGCCTTAAACCGTCTCCATGTCGCACTGCAGCAGAAGGAAAAAACCCCAGAAATGCTACAAGTCTAGATAGGGTTTGCTGAACAAGTTGGTCGGTGGGGTTAGAAGTCAGGATTCAGGAGTCAGGAGTCAGTAGCCGGTCGTCAGGAGTCAGGAGTCAGGAGACAGGAGACTATTTTTATTTATTCTCCCCACACCCCACACCCCACACCCCACACCCCACACCCCACTTCCCCATCTCCCCATCTCCCCATCTCCCCATCTCCCCATCTCCCCACACCCCACACCCCACACCCCACACCCCACACCCCACACCCCACACCCCACGTCGCTGTTGGAGAAAATCTTAAATTTGTCTCGCAAATTTCTAAAATGTTGCTAAGTTAATAGTATGAGCTTGCACCCTAATTATCATGGTGCAAGTGTACTAAAACAAGATTCCCCTAAAAGCAATGAGGGATAAAATTTATCCGCAAGAATCCGATCAAATTAAATACAATAGCTAAGGACCAAAGGAATTAGCAAGGGCCAATAGGGATGCTGTTCCCCTTGCCAATGGGAACAGTTGACCCGTTCAATAATTCCTTTGATTGTTAGCTATCTGGTCAACACCGCAGACAAACCGGTGATCGGATTTCAGTCCTCCAGCCATTTAGCCAATTTTTGCAGGAGCCAGATTATGAGTTGACCGAGCTAAAACAGCATTCCGTGTCGCTAAAATCGCATCGACACAAGGAAATTTAAGCAAAAATCTTCTCCCATTTGTTGTAATTAAAGCTACAATCGGAAAAGTCTTTGCCCGTCTCGGATTTGAGACACAAATTCGTTCAGTATCACCTAGATTGAGATTCGATCTTCTAGTTTTGCACAGAAGGAGCAAGAGGAAAACGGCATGACGCAGGCCCACAATGTACTAACCCTTACCGAGCCGCCATTGAATTTAGATTTGATTGACCTAGACGAAGACTTCGATGATGAGGATATCGAGTTAGAGCTAGAAGAAGTCAGCGATAGCAACGATGGCAAAAAAACCCGCCGCCTTGCCAGCGCTCGTCGTCGCGACGCCGCTAGAAAAAAACCCTATACAGAAGATTCGATTCGGATTTATCTGCAAGAGATCGGCAGGATTCGGTTATTGAGAGCGGAAGAGGAGATCGAATTAGCGAGAAAAATCGCCGATCTACTGAAATTAGAACGCATTCGCGAGGACTTTCGCCTCTATAGCGATGCCGAATGGGGAAAACAGGTTTTCTTGTTCGAGCGCATCGAAAAAATTATCGCCGAAAAATCGGAAAAAGACCCGAAATTATCGGATATTAAGGCTTATTTAGCTAAGACGGAGCTAATGGCTCCCATGGTGGAAGAATGGCTGGCGAAATCAAAGGAATACTTATCGGCCTTTAAGCGTCGTTTGTACCATGGTCGTCGCGCTAAGGAAAAAATGGTACAATCGAACCTGCGTTTAGTGGTTTCGATCGCCAAGAAATACATGAATCGCGGTCTTTCCTTCCAAGATTTAATTCAAGAAGGTTCCCTCGGTTTGATCCGCGCCGCCGAAAAATTCGACCACGAAAAGGGTTATAAATTCTCCACCTATGCCACTTGGTGGATTCGTCAAGCCATCACCCGGGCGATCGCCGATCAATCCCGCACCATTCGACTCCCCGTCCACCTCTACGAAACCATCTCCCGGATCAAAAAAACCACCAAGATTCTTTCTCAGGAAATGCGTCGCAAACCCACCGAGGAAGAAATCGCCACCAAGATGGAGATGACCATCGAAAAACTGCGTTTTATTGCCAAATCTGCCCAATTACCGATTTCTCTAGAGACTCCTATCGGTAAAGAAGAAGATTCCCGTTTAGGAGACTTTATCGAAGCGGATGGGGAAACCCCAGAAGATGAAGTTTCTAAAAATTTGTTACGCGAGGATTTAGAAAACGTCCTCGATACCCTTAGTCCTCGCGAACGCGATGTGCTGCGGCTGCGCTACGGTTTAGATGACGGCCGGATGAAAACACTCGAAGAAATCGGCCAGATTTTCAACGTCACTCGCGAGCGCATTCGTCAAATAGAAGCCAAGGCCCTGCGGAAACTGCGTCACCCTAACCGTAATAGTATCCTCAAAGAGTACATTCGTTAATTTCCCGTCCTTAAAAAACTAGAAACTGAGTCTCCTTGAGGCTCAGTTTTATTGTTATCTACACTTTCCTCGATCGAATTTATTATGATATGAATTAACAATAGTTATATCTACTAAAAAAGTGTCAGAAACTCCAAAAATACAGATGAATTTTAACGCGCCGGTGACAGGAGTGGCGGGTAATGTGGAAGGCGATATGATCGTCAATCCCCAACCGAAAACCCCAGCCGAATCCGCCCGGGAAATTCAGGATTTATTAACCCAGCTTCAAGCCACAAATCCGACAGCGAGCGAAGCGGAATTAGTG
This Microcystis wesenbergii NRERC-220 DNA region includes the following protein-coding sequences:
- the rpoD gene encoding RNA polymerase sigma factor RpoD encodes the protein MTQAHNVLTLTEPPLNLDLIDLDEDFDDEDIELELEEVSDSNDGKKTRRLASARRRDAARKKPYTEDSIRIYLQEIGRIRLLRAEEEIELARKIADLLKLERIREDFRLYSDAEWGKQVFLFERIEKIIAEKSEKDPKLSDIKAYLAKTELMAPMVEEWLAKSKEYLSAFKRRLYHGRRAKEKMVQSNLRLVVSIAKKYMNRGLSFQDLIQEGSLGLIRAAEKFDHEKGYKFSTYATWWIRQAITRAIADQSRTIRLPVHLYETISRIKKTTKILSQEMRRKPTEEEIATKMEMTIEKLRFIAKSAQLPISLETPIGKEEDSRLGDFIEADGETPEDEVSKNLLREDLENVLDTLSPRERDVLRLRYGLDDGRMKTLEEIGQIFNVTRERIRQIEAKALRKLRHPNRNSILKEYIR